From the Orenia metallireducens genome, one window contains:
- a CDS encoding (2Fe-2S) ferredoxin domain-containing protein, with product MKKIIICVGSSCHIKGAYEIIEILKKIINEERLETEIELGASFCQGKCTEGVVLKFDQEIVTKVSPENIRELFYREFNRGVN from the coding sequence ATGAAAAAAATTATAATTTGTGTTGGAAGTAGCTGTCATATTAAAGGGGCCTATGAAATTATAGAAATATTGAAAAAAATAATAAATGAAGAGAGGTTAGAGACGGAAATAGAATTGGGAGCTTCTTTTTGCCAAGGGAAGTGTACAGAGGGTGTTGTTCTTAAATTTGATCAAGAAATAGTTACAAAGGTATCTCCAGAAAATATAAGAGAACTCTTTTATAGAGAGTTTAATAGAGGGGTGAATTAA
- the serS gene encoding serine--tRNA ligase yields the protein MLDLGFVRENIDLVKESLNKRGTKAPIDEFAEIDIKRRESIQEVERLKQIRNEESSKIGLLKRDGKHEEAQEIIDRMGKVADQIKDLDEKVKEYNQRLEYIMLNIPNIPNKDVPLGKDEDDNICVRKWGEPTKFDFEAKPHWDLGVDLDILDFERGAKVTGSRFTFLKNLGARLERALISFMLDIHTGEHGYQEIFPPFIVNSDSMTGTGQLPKFEEDAFKLAGTDYYLVPTAEVPVTNMYRDEILSADDLPIYHTAYSACFRSEAGSHGRDTRGIIRQHQFNKVEMVKFVKPEDSYDELEKLVKNAETILQRLELPYRVVILCTGDLTFSSAKTYDIEVWLPSYDTYREISSCSNFEDYQARRAGIRYRPEPNASTEYIHTLNGSGLAIGRTVAAILENYQNEDGSVTIPKALRPYMGGIEKINT from the coding sequence ATGTTAGATTTAGGGTTTGTTAGAGAAAATATAGATTTAGTTAAAGAATCTTTAAATAAAAGAGGAACCAAAGCCCCAATTGATGAATTTGCTGAAATTGATATAAAAAGAAGAGAGTCAATTCAAGAAGTAGAAAGATTAAAACAGATTCGTAATGAAGAGTCCTCTAAAATTGGTCTATTAAAGAGAGATGGTAAACATGAAGAAGCTCAAGAAATTATTGATAGAATGGGCAAAGTAGCAGATCAAATCAAAGATTTAGATGAGAAGGTTAAAGAATATAATCAACGCTTAGAATATATCATGTTAAATATTCCTAATATTCCTAATAAGGATGTACCCTTGGGTAAAGATGAAGATGATAATATTTGTGTTAGAAAATGGGGTGAACCGACAAAATTTGATTTTGAAGCTAAGCCTCATTGGGATTTAGGAGTAGATTTAGATATCCTAGATTTCGAAAGAGGTGCTAAGGTAACAGGTTCTAGATTTACTTTTTTAAAGAATCTAGGTGCAAGATTAGAAAGAGCATTAATCAGTTTTATGCTCGATATTCATACTGGAGAACATGGTTATCAAGAGATATTTCCTCCTTTTATCGTTAATAGTGATAGTATGACTGGAACAGGACAACTTCCTAAATTTGAAGAGGATGCTTTTAAATTAGCTGGTACGGATTATTATTTAGTTCCAACTGCTGAAGTACCAGTAACTAACATGTATCGGGATGAGATCTTATCTGCTGATGATCTACCGATATACCATACAGCTTATAGTGCATGTTTTAGATCTGAAGCTGGTTCCCATGGTCGTGATACCAGAGGGATTATTAGACAGCATCAATTCAATAAAGTTGAGATGGTGAAGTTCGTTAAGCCAGAAGATTCTTATGATGAGTTAGAGAAGTTAGTGAAAAATGCAGAGACTATTTTACAGAGGTTAGAACTTCCATATCGTGTAGTTATCTTGTGTACAGGCGATTTAACCTTCTCCTCTGCTAAAACTTATGATATTGAAGTCTGGTTACCAAGTTATGATACTTATCGAGAGATTTCTTCTTGTAGTAACTTTGAAGATTATCAAGCAAGAAGGGCTGGGATTAGATATCGTCCAGAACCTAATGCTAGTACAGAATATATTCATACATTAAATGGTTCAGGATTGGCTATAGGAAGGACTGTAGCTGCTATTTTAGAAAATTATCAGAATGAAGATGGTAGTGTTACTATCCCTAAAGCTTTAAGACCTTATATGGGTGGAATTGAAAAGATTAATACATAG
- the serA gene encoding phosphoglycerate dehydrogenase, with amino-acid sequence MKILVSDTISQKGIDILEENGAEVTYNTKLSYEELLEEIGKYDGIILRSMTPLNEEVLSHATNLKVIARAGSGYDNIDVEAASKQGIVVLNTPGQNTVSAAEQTMALMLGISRNVAQANQALHEGVWDRKKYMGVELNTKTLGIIGLGRIGGLVAKRAQSFNMTVIANDPYIPESRGKKLGVELVELDELLARADYITLHTPLTEETHHILSTEEFAKVKDGVRIINVARGKNVDHKALYEAIKNGKVAGAGIDVHEDEPITKEYSLLELEDQVIVSPHLGGTTIEAMDNVSIDAAKQALMVLQGGFPRTPLNIPTVEPEDMEQIKPYVDLGEKLGTFYAGLAGNRIEEVEVIYRGMITEYDLKPVTTSLLKGLLNPILDENVNLVNARLIANERGIKIAETKSNDSEIYSSLITLKVKSSSNVRQLSGTVFHEKELRIVEIDNYDIDILPDGILLVTNHTDQPGVVGKVGTLLGDNGINIASLKLGRNKIGGKAIMILNIDQEIDNNLREELLKINGMVDVNVLTL; translated from the coding sequence ATGAAGATATTAGTTAGTGATACAATTTCACAGAAGGGTATTGATATTTTAGAGGAGAATGGTGCGGAGGTTACTTATAATACAAAATTATCTTATGAAGAGTTGTTAGAAGAGATAGGTAAATATGATGGGATAATCTTAAGAAGTATGACACCTTTAAATGAAGAGGTATTAAGTCATGCTACTAACTTAAAGGTAATTGCAAGAGCTGGTTCTGGTTATGATAATATTGATGTGGAAGCAGCATCTAAACAAGGTATTGTAGTATTAAATACACCTGGTCAGAATACAGTATCTGCAGCTGAACAGACAATGGCTTTGATGTTGGGTATATCTAGAAATGTAGCCCAGGCTAATCAAGCTTTACATGAAGGAGTTTGGGATCGTAAGAAATATATGGGTGTTGAATTAAATACTAAGACTTTAGGGATTATTGGTTTAGGAAGAATTGGAGGTTTAGTGGCTAAAAGAGCACAATCCTTTAATATGACTGTAATTGCTAATGACCCTTATATTCCAGAATCTAGAGGTAAGAAATTAGGAGTTGAATTGGTTGAGTTAGATGAATTATTAGCAAGAGCTGATTATATAACTTTACATACTCCTTTAACTGAAGAAACTCATCATATCTTAAGTACAGAAGAGTTTGCTAAAGTAAAAGATGGGGTTAGAATAATAAATGTAGCCAGAGGAAAGAATGTTGACCATAAAGCTCTATATGAAGCAATTAAAAATGGTAAAGTAGCAGGAGCAGGTATAGATGTTCATGAAGATGAGCCAATTACCAAAGAATATTCTCTGTTAGAATTAGAAGATCAAGTAATAGTGTCTCCTCACTTAGGTGGAACTACTATAGAGGCTATGGATAATGTATCTATAGATGCAGCAAAACAAGCATTAATGGTCTTACAAGGTGGATTCCCACGAACACCATTAAACATACCTACTGTAGAACCAGAGGATATGGAACAGATCAAACCATATGTTGATTTAGGAGAGAAGTTAGGAACTTTCTATGCTGGTCTAGCTGGTAATAGAATTGAAGAGGTTGAAGTCATATATAGAGGTATGATTACAGAATATGATTTAAAACCAGTTACAACTTCTTTACTAAAGGGATTATTAAATCCTATCTTAGATGAGAATGTAAATTTGGTAAACGCAAGGTTAATTGCTAATGAGAGAGGAATTAAGATTGCTGAAACTAAAAGTAATGATAGTGAGATATATTCTAGTTTAATTACTTTAAAGGTTAAGAGTAGTAGCAATGTAAGACAATTATCTGGAACTGTATTCCATGAAAAAGAATTGAGAATTGTAGAGATAGATAATTATGATATAGATATATTACCAGATGGTATTTTATTAGTAACTAACCATACTGACCAACCAGGTGTAGTTGGTAAAGTAGGAACATTATTGGGTGATAATGGAATTAATATAGCTAGTTTAAAACTTGGTCGTAATAAAATTGGTGGAAAAGCAATAATGATTTTAAATATTGACCAAGAGATAGATAATAATTTAAGAGAAGAATTATTAAAGATTAATGGTATGGTAGATGTAAATGTATTAACTTTATAA